The sequence below is a genomic window from Cobetia sp. cqz5-12.
TGTCATCTGGCGGTGACGCTGGAAGATGGTCGTGAGATCATCGGTCAGCACCGCATCACCGGCAAGGAAGTCGCCCCACTCGATTCGCCCATCACGCGCATGCGTCTGGCCGCGGCAGACGGTGACCACCATGTGCCCGTGGTGCCAGAGCTGCACGCCAACAATCGCCAGTTGATCGAGTCGGCCGAACTGATCTGCTTCCCTCCCGGCAGCTTCTATTCCAGCGTGCTCGCCAATCTGCTGCCCAAGGGCGTCGGGCGCGCGGTGCTGGCCAACCCCTGCCCCAAGGTCTACATCCCCAACTGCTGCCCGGACCCGGAGCAGACCGGCAAGCGCATGGATGAGCTGGTCAGCATGTTGCTCGACACCCTGTGTGCCGACCTCACCAGCCGCATGGAAGACTGCCCCACCGAGAACCTGCTCAACATCGTGCTCCTCGATAGCCAACGCGGCGACTACCCCGGCGGCCCCTGCATCGAGGCGCTCGAGCGCATGGGCATCACCGTGATCGACACCAAGCTGATCAGTGAGCAGAGCGCGCCCTACTACGACAACGAGCTGCTGGTCACCGCGCTGCTGTCGCTGGTGTGACGCCAACCGCGAGCTGCTCGGCATGAAGATGTTCGGCATGAGTTGCTCTGCATGATTTGCTCTACATGAACGGCTCTACAGAACAGGAACGCCCCCGCCTGCCAACGGCAGACGGGGGCGTTCTGTTGTCAGATACGACGTCGGGACTTAGATCACGCCACGCAGCGCGCCGAGGATCACCATCCCCAGCACCAGCTTCCAGGGTGCCAGCGAGAAACGTATCAGAGCGATGAAGGCGGCCAGCGCGATCACCATGTCCATGCGGCTCAGCACGCTGGTGGTCCATAGCGGGTCATAGAGCGCCATGCCCAGCACGCCCACGACGGCTGCATTGGCGCCGGCGAGCGCAGCGCGCGCCCCGGCGCGGGCGCGCAGACGCCCCCACAATGGTGCCACACCGATCAGCAGCAGAATCCCCGGCAGGAAGATGCTCAACAGCGCAATGACGGCACCGAGCAGTGCCGAACCTCCGCCCACCTGCGCCATGCCAGCCCCCAACCAGGCGGCAAAGGTGAACAGCGGCCCCGGCACCGCCTGGGCGGCACCGTATCCCGTGAGGAAGGTATCGGCCGCGATCTGGCCTGTCTCGACGGTGGAGGCCTCCAGCAGCGGCAGCACCACGTGCCCGCCCCCGAACACCAGCGCCCCGGCACGGTAGAAGATATCGACCTGACTGTCGGAGGCCATCAGCGGCAGGCCGATCAACAACATGAAGAACGCAACCAGGCAGTAGCGTGCCAGGCGCGCCGAGACCGGCAGTGACAGCCCAGCTGCCTGGGCTTGCTGGCGCACGGAGGCCGCCTTGTCATCACGACACAGCAGGCTGCCGAGCGCTGCGCCCATCGCGATCACCCCGACCTGCGCCCAGGCGACCTGCGTCCAGGCGGTATGCGCCAACGCCAGTCCCAGCATGGCCAGGAGTGCCAGACAGGTACGCCGCATATCCGGGCACAGCTTGCGCGCCATGCCCCAGATCGCCTGGGCCACGACGGCCACCGCCACCAGCTTCAAGCCGTGGATCACCCCGGAAGCCAGCGGCCCGTCGAGACTGCCCGCCACCAGCGCCAATACCAGCAACGCCAACGCAGATGGCAAGGTGAAGCCGACCCACGCCAGTATCCCGCCTATCACGCCACCGCCACGCACCATGCCCAGCGCGAACCCGACCTGACTGCTGGCCGGCCCCGGCAGGAACTGACAGAGCGCGACCAGCTCGGCGTAGGCCTTGTCACTCAACCAGCCTCGTCTGCGGACCAGCTCATCGTGGAAGTATCCGAGGTGAGCAATCGGGCCGCCGAAGCTGGTCAGCCCCAGCGTGAGAAAGGTGCGCAGCACTTCACTGCGCCGCGCCTTGTCGCTCGCAAGTGGAGCATCACGCGTCGCATGGTCGCGCTCACGCTTTGCTGTTTCATCCGGATGTGACATGACGTTTCTCTTGGAACGGAAAGGAAAGGCTAACGACCAGAAATCCAGCGAGGGGCTTATATACGAGGGGCTTATATGAGAGCTACACGAAAGAACGTTCAGTTGCTTACGCTACGGTGAGATCAGGTGACGGCACAATCACTTGCCCCTCTCGCCACTGGCATCACCCACTAGACTATCGCTGCCAGATGACAGGAAGCCCGCCCCAATGATGGGACGGGCTTCCTGCACAAGGGCTCAGGCGTCAGCAACATGTCTTTCTGGCACCTGCCTATCAAGTGCATGGCGCCTTGAGACACGGCGTATCAGTTGGCCGACGTCTCCTGAGTAGAGGCATACTGCGTGTCCGATGGCAGCGCGATGGCCATTACGGCACTTGCCGCCACCAGTGCCGCCGACCACCACAGGCAGGCTTCCAGCCCATAGGCCTGATAGAGCCAACCGGACAGCAAGGTGCCCAGCAATCGGCCCATGGCGTTGGCCATGTAATAGAAGCCGACATCCATCGACACGCCCTCACTGCGCGCGAAGCGCACGATCAGGTAGCTGTGCCAGCTGGAATTGACAGCGAAGATGACGCCGAACACCAACAGACCGATGATCAGCCACTCGAGAGGTGCCAGTCCCAGCAGGAGGGCCGCACTGCTGTCGCCTCCCTGCTGCACATCCAGCGACATGCTCGCCATCAGCGCGGGCAACAGGGCCAGCACGCCAGCCAGCAGCACGGTCATCCAGCGCACGCCGGCATCACCGTGCAAGCGACGCGAGATCGGCCCGGTGATGCGCGGGGCCTGGGTCTGCACCCCGCCATAACCGATCACCCATGCGGCCATCAGGATACCGACCGTCCAGAAGTTCCAGCCATGTACCTCGGCCAGATAGACCGGCAAGGCGACCACGAACCAGACATCGCGTGCAGCGAACAGGCACATGCGCGCCGCCGACAGCACATTGACCGCACGCGAAGTCGAGAACATCTCACGAAACGCCGGCTTGCGGCTGGCCTTGCTTTGCCCCAGCGATGCCGAGAGCTTGCGCAGTGACAGCACCAGCACCACGGCCAGCATGAGCCACATGGCCAACACCGTCCCCTGGAAGCCGATGAGACTGAGCGCCGCACCACCGAGGAAGAAGCCCAGACCCTTGAGGGCATTCTTGGAGCCGGTCAGCAGCGCGACCCAACGATACAGCGCGCTTTGCGATTCCGCTGCCTGCTGCCCCTTGGGCACCAGCACCTTGATGGCGCTCTTGGCGCTCATCTTGTTGAGGTCCTTGGCGATGCCCGACAGCGCCTGAGCGATCATCACCCACACCACCGTCAGCATGGGCTCCGGCACCAACAGCATGCCGAGCGCTACCAGCTGCATCGCAAGCCCGGCATTCATGGTGCGATTTAGGCCTAGCCGCGCCCCCAGCCAGCCACCGACCAGATTGGTGACGACACCGAAGGCTTCGTAGAACAGGAACAGCAGCGCGATGTCTAGCGCCGAATAGCCCAGCGAATGGAAATGCAGCACCACCAGCATGCGCAGGGCGCCATCCGTCAGCGTGAAGGCCCAGTAATTCCCCGTCACCAGCAGGTACTGGCGCACCTCATGGGGCAGCTCTCGCAGGCGGGCAAGCATTTCAGCGCTCCTGTGAGGCGGC
It includes:
- the chrA gene encoding chromate efflux transporter, yielding MSHPDETAKRERDHATRDAPLASDKARRSEVLRTFLTLGLTSFGGPIAHLGYFHDELVRRRGWLSDKAYAELVALCQFLPGPASSQVGFALGMVRGGGVIGGILAWVGFTLPSALALLVLALVAGSLDGPLASGVIHGLKLVAVAVVAQAIWGMARKLCPDMRRTCLALLAMLGLALAHTAWTQVAWAQVGVIAMGAALGSLLCRDDKAASVRQQAQAAGLSLPVSARLARYCLVAFFMLLIGLPLMASDSQVDIFYRAGALVFGGGHVVLPLLEASTVETGQIAADTFLTGYGAAQAVPGPLFTFAAWLGAGMAQVGGGSALLGAVIALLSIFLPGILLLIGVAPLWGRLRARAGARAALAGANAAVVGVLGMALYDPLWTTSVLSRMDMVIALAAFIALIRFSLAPWKLVLGMVILGALRGVI
- the arsJ gene encoding organoarsenical effux MFS transporter ArsJ; this encodes MLARLRELPHEVRQYLLVTGNYWAFTLTDGALRMLVVLHFHSLGYSALDIALLFLFYEAFGVVTNLVGGWLGARLGLNRTMNAGLAMQLVALGMLLVPEPMLTVVWVMIAQALSGIAKDLNKMSAKSAIKVLVPKGQQAAESQSALYRWVALLTGSKNALKGLGFFLGGAALSLIGFQGTVLAMWLMLAVVLVLSLRKLSASLGQSKASRKPAFREMFSTSRAVNVLSAARMCLFAARDVWFVVALPVYLAEVHGWNFWTVGILMAAWVIGYGGVQTQAPRITGPISRRLHGDAGVRWMTVLLAGVLALLPALMASMSLDVQQGGDSSAALLLGLAPLEWLIIGLLVFGVIFAVNSSWHSYLIVRFARSEGVSMDVGFYYMANAMGRLLGTLLSGWLYQAYGLEACLWWSAALVAASAVMAIALPSDTQYASTQETSAN
- a CDS encoding GAK system CofD-like protein → MRVRRYLKAPEVGPRVLFFSGGTALTGVSRTLTRYTHHSIHLVTPFDSGGSSAKLRDAFSMPAIGDLRSRLMALADDSVLGHPDIYRLFTHRLPREARPEMLHATLRELAAGRHPLTMAVAEPMRTLICHQLGFLIDAMPEGFDLRGASIGNLIIAGGYLNHHQQLDQIIFLFSKLVHVRGTVRAVVNADCHLAVTLEDGREIIGQHRITGKEVAPLDSPITRMRLAAADGDHHVPVVPELHANNRQLIESAELICFPPGSFYSSVLANLLPKGVGRAVLANPCPKVYIPNCCPDPEQTGKRMDELVSMLLDTLCADLTSRMEDCPTENLLNIVLLDSQRGDYPGGPCIEALERMGITVIDTKLISEQSAPYYDNELLVTALLSLV